The following DNA comes from Miscanthus floridulus cultivar M001 chromosome 5, ASM1932011v1, whole genome shotgun sequence.
CTACATCGACAACAAGTCCGCGCTTGCTCTCGCCAAGAATCCGATGCTTCACGATCGAAGTAAGCACATTGACGTTCGTTTCCACTTCATTCGAGACTGCATCAACAATAATGGATCGTTGGAGACGGACTATGTCAGGACCGGTGATCAACTGACGGACTTGCTCACGAAGCCGCTTCCACGTGAACGTCTCCAGGAGCTACGCATTCGGAGCGGCATCATCAACGTTGGTGCAGCGCAACATGATTAGGGGGAGTTTGTTGAAAAATAACATGTTGCGTTGCATATTTCTATTCTTAGTTTGTCTAGCGGTGAGCACGGCGTCGTCTGCGTCGTGCGCGTTTCCTTTCATGCAGAGTGTGTGTGTGGCGAAGCTTGGCCCGGCAATGGCGCCCACGTTGATGGCGCAGCTAAAACGGGGCGTGGGCGGATGTGCTCATGGCCTTGCCAACCGTGTAACCGTGTGACTCaataaaaggagaaagaaaacagaaaaacaaTAGTTCTACGCGCTGCACAAAAATCCCTGAGTTCCATCTGTTCGTCGCGTTCGTCGCGAGTTCATcgaacgagagagagagggaaagcgAGCGTTCCCGCGAGAATTGATCCTGATCCAGTTTCTACAAGCCACCTCGCCGGCGAGGCTGGCCGAGCACTTCTCCATCCACCACGGCTGGCACATCACCGAGGTCGACTACGCGAAGCCGTGCAAGCTCGCCGTCTGGGGCCCCGAGGACAAGCAGGTCCTGGTGGGCAAGGCGGACGGGTGCGTGTTCCTGATGTCGCCGTGCCTGGTGTGCGTGAGGGCGTGCGGCGACGCGGCCGTGGGGGCACCCCAGTACACCTGTAAGCTCTGGGCGCAGGTCGCTGGCAACAAGGAGAACCTGGCGATGGTCACGTTCATGGTGGCTAGCAGCGACCTGGCCGGCGGCTTCCCGGCGACCGACCAGGGCATGTTCCTGgcggtgccgccgccgctgcagcacGACGAGTCCGGCGAGCGAGCCCCACTCATGATCCGTGTTGACAAAGTTGGCGTGGCCGCTGCCAGTTGCAGGTCAAGGTCGCCGTCCAC
Coding sequences within:
- the LOC136454382 gene encoding uncharacterized protein; the encoded protein is SCLCFGSQCETGHVVCGACRGSHVQACAGAGTYVPCAKLDGIVRDAKVACAYEAYGCTSWVVYYEALDHHRYCRFVPCLCPDPGCGHATSPARLAEHFSIHHGWHITEVDYAKPCKLAVWGPEDKQVLVGKADGCVFLMSPCLVCVRACGDAAVGAPQYTCKLWAQVAGNKENLAMVTFMVASSDLAGGFPATDQGMFLAVPPPLQHDESGERAPLMIRVDKVGVAAASCRSRSPSTTPPSSLPRKDAAQ